A single genomic interval of Lacrimispora sphenoides JCM 1415 harbors:
- a CDS encoding carbohydrate ABC transporter permease — protein sequence MAVFMAYPLLRVFVLSLQRNNPSKPYLNGFVGLGNFIELFHTSQFYQALANSFKWVILEVVLQLLFGMAIALLLNKKFKGRGLVRTLTFIPWALSGVLTAVIWSLIYNQHMGVLNDMLMRTGWIDKGIAWTGNRGVVFGAVALAELWRGIPFFAITLLAAMQNISGELYEAANVDGSNAFQKLLYITLPLLKETIVLTTLLRAVWEFNSVDLIYSLTGGGPAGMTTTLSMYIADQAIRTSNYGYGSSISVVSFLILSVFAIIYMKCTNFGKDS from the coding sequence ATGGCAGTGTTTATGGCCTATCCGTTGCTAAGGGTATTTGTATTGAGCCTGCAGAGGAACAACCCTTCAAAACCGTATCTGAATGGTTTTGTAGGGTTGGGAAACTTCATTGAATTGTTTCATACATCTCAATTCTATCAAGCATTGGCTAACTCATTCAAGTGGGTAATTCTAGAAGTTGTATTGCAGTTGTTATTTGGTATGGCTATTGCACTATTGCTTAATAAAAAATTTAAGGGAAGAGGGCTTGTCAGAACTCTGACCTTTATACCTTGGGCTTTGTCCGGCGTTCTGACTGCAGTAATATGGTCTTTAATTTATAATCAGCATATGGGAGTACTGAACGATATGCTGATGCGTACAGGTTGGATTGATAAGGGGATCGCCTGGACAGGAAATCGGGGAGTTGTGTTTGGGGCAGTTGCTCTGGCGGAGCTTTGGAGGGGGATTCCTTTCTTTGCCATTACTTTACTGGCAGCGATGCAGAATATATCAGGTGAACTTTATGAGGCTGCGAATGTGGACGGCAGCAATGCCTTTCAAAAACTTTTATACATAACACTTCCGCTTTTGAAGGAAACCATCGTATTGACAACTCTTTTAAGGGCTGTATGGGAATTTAACAGTGTGGATTTGATTTACAGTCTTACAGGAGGAGGACCGGCGGGGATGACAACCACATTGAGTATGTATATTGCAGACCAGGCGATACGAACCAGTAACTATGGGTATGGCTCATCGATTTCAGTAGTAAGCTTTTTAATTCTTTCGGTCTTTGCTATTATCTATATGAAATGTACAAATTTTGGAAAGGACAGTTGA